The following is a genomic window from Butyricimonas faecihominis.
GCCACCATGACTGCATAGAGTAACAAGAGCAACAGAATCAACCCCGTCGGAGTTGAGGCCATCGCCTCTCCGGGTGTCTTCAAGTAAAACAAGGGAGTTGCATCCATGTGATACCCCCAATTTTTGAATAATTCCAGATCTCCCACGATAATCAGACTCGATACCACTAAAAGCAAAAGCGTCAGGCAGGAGAAAATACGTTTCAATATTTTTGCGGATAAAAAGACACCTATTGCCATCAGAACACAGGACAACAAAATCACGTATCCGCCAAACGAAAGATCCATGCGGAACCCTTTGGCAAAGATCATCATGTAATCATGTCCGGTAAGAGTGACCGTCTCCTTGTATTGATATATCAAGAACACCACCTTGGCCACCCATGAAAATACAATCCAAAAGAGATAGTATTTCAGCAAAAACAGTAATTTATCACGCATAGATTAATTTTAGATTTAAAATTTTAGATTAAACTCCTCCGTCAGCTTCGCTGCCACCTCCTCTATAAACAGAGGAGGAGCTGGTGACTCTTCCCAAAAATGAAGAGTAACTCAACTCTCCCTCTGTTTATAGAGGGAGTACCCCGAAGGGGGGAGGGAGTTTATTTTTCATATTCAATTCTCCATTTTCAATTATTAAAACGGTGCTTTACTACTATTCGCCGGATTCTCGAAACTCTTGCCTCCCTCTTGGAAATCGGAATCCAATTGTGGCATTTGTGGAGCCGCATCCTCGTTCATCCGGGAGCCGAAAGTAACCGTCTTTACGGTAGAACCTCCCGATGCAAACGGAGAAACTTCTTCCAAATCACAGAATTGTGCCAACTCGTTACGGAACCGCAACTGAATCTCCCCTACCGCACCGTTACGATGCTTGGCTATAATAATATCGGCAATCCCTTTCAAGCTGTTTCCCATACTATCCTCCATGATCCCGTAACGTTCCGGACGGTGAATGAAAAGCACCATATCGGCATCCTGCTCGATGGCCCCGGATTCACGCAAGTCAGACAACATCGGTTTCTTGGCATCACCCGTACGCTGCTCAACCCCACGATTCAACTGGGACAAGGCGATCACCGGTATATTTAATTCCTTGGCAATAATCTTCAACTGCCGCGAAATCATACTTACCTCCTGTTCCCGGTTTCCCCGCATATCCGCCCCGGCAGTCATCAACTGCAAATAGTCGATAATCAACACCTTGATTCCATATCTTTGTTGCAGACGGCGACACTTGGCCCTCAACTCGAATATAGAGAGGGCCGGGGTATCATCCACGTATATCGGGGCCTTGATCAAGGCTTTAATTTTCGAGTGTAACTGTTGCCACTCTTCCTCGCTTAACTTACCATTACGTATTTTCTCGGAACCCAACTCGGTCTCGCTAGCAATCAGACGGTTCACTAACTGCACCGAAGACATCTCCAAAGAGAATAATGCGATGGGCTGGTTATGGTTCACCGCCATATTCCGGGTCATGGACAACACGAATGCCGTTTTACCCATAGAGGGACGGGCGGCAATAATCACGAGATCGGAAGGCTGCCAACCGGAAGTCACTTCATCCAAAGCGTTGAACCCGGAAGGAACCCCACTCAATCCATCTGCACGTTTACCGGCAATCTCGATTCCCTTGATCGCTTCATCAATTAAAGCATTAATAGCCGTTGTCTCTTTCTTTATATTTCCCTCGGCAATCTCGAACACCTGCTTTTGGGCCATATCCACCAAGTCGGCCACGTCTGTTGCCTCGTCGTATGCCTTGTTCTGAATGTCGGTACAAACCCGAATCAATTCCCGCTGAATATATTTCTGCACCACAATACGGGCGTGGAACTCGATATGAGCCGCGGATGCCACCTTCGAAGTCAGTTGAGCCAGATAGTAATATCCCCCGATCTCTTCCAGTTCCCCCAAACGTTTCATCTCCTCGCTCACGGTAAGAATATCCACCGGTTCGTTATTCAAGGAAAGGTTTTGAATTCCCCTGTATATCTTTTGATGTGCCTCCTTATAAAAACATTCCGGTTTCAAGAAGTCACTCACGGTAATAAACGCATCCTTCTCCAACATCAGAGATCCCAAGATAGCCTCCTCCAGATCCACGGCCTGCGGTGGCATTTTCCCGTATTCGGTTTGTAATGACTTGTAATTATACTCCGGTTTCTTCGCCATATTAAATCACTTTTAACTCTTTCAATTTCCAGAAACAACGAACAGTTGCCCGCACGTCCGCCAAAGCATCATGGGCATTCTCGAATCCCTCCCCGAACAGAACCTGGTGTAACTCGGATAATTTCGGAGATTTGAATCCCTGTTTTCCACCCGGCAATTTACAATAATTCGTGGACATTTTCATCGTACAGTATTTCGGTTTCAGAAATAAAGAAGTCATCATCCGTTTCCGCTCGAATTCAGCCCCCACAATACATTCGTCAAAACTGATATTATGCCCGATCAATGCATAGGCCACATCTATCTTATCCGAAAACAGCTCCAAGGTGGATAACAAATCTTGCCCTTCCTCTTGGGCTTTTATCGTGGTAATCCCGTGTACACGGGATGCCTCCACCGGAATAGAAAACCCTTCCGGTTTAATAATATCGCTACGTTCCTCGATAATATTCCCCTTATCGTCACACATAATCCACGCAAGCTGCACCAACCGGGGCCAATTATCAACGTCCGTCACGGGAGCATTCCAACGCTGCGGAAGTCCCGTCGTTTCCGTGTCAAAAAATAAAAACATCTTTACTATATTTACGATTTATGACTTACGATTTATGATTTTCTTTACCACGCCTACACCTGAAATCATAAATCGTAAATCCGAAA
Proteins encoded in this region:
- the dnaB gene encoding replicative DNA helicase; its protein translation is MAKKPEYNYKSLQTEYGKMPPQAVDLEEAILGSLMLEKDAFITVSDFLKPECFYKEAHQKIYRGIQNLSLNNEPVDILTVSEEMKRLGELEEIGGYYYLAQLTSKVASAAHIEFHARIVVQKYIQRELIRVCTDIQNKAYDEATDVADLVDMAQKQVFEIAEGNIKKETTAINALIDEAIKGIEIAGKRADGLSGVPSGFNALDEVTSGWQPSDLVIIAARPSMGKTAFVLSMTRNMAVNHNQPIALFSLEMSSVQLVNRLIASETELGSEKIRNGKLSEEEWQQLHSKIKALIKAPIYVDDTPALSIFELRAKCRRLQQRYGIKVLIIDYLQLMTAGADMRGNREQEVSMISRQLKIIAKELNIPVIALSQLNRGVEQRTGDAKKPMLSDLRESGAIEQDADMVLFIHRPERYGIMEDSMGNSLKGIADIIIAKHRNGAVGEIQLRFRNELAQFCDLEEVSPFASGGSTVKTVTFGSRMNEDAAPQMPQLDSDFQEGGKSFENPANSSKAPF
- a CDS encoding 3'-5' exonuclease: MFLFFDTETTGLPQRWNAPVTDVDNWPRLVQLAWIMCDDKGNIIEERSDIIKPEGFSIPVEASRVHGITTIKAQEEGQDLLSTLELFSDKIDVAYALIGHNISFDECIVGAEFERKRMMTSLFLKPKYCTMKMSTNYCKLPGGKQGFKSPKLSELHQVLFGEGFENAHDALADVRATVRCFWKLKELKVI